Part of the Solanum pennellii chromosome 10, SPENNV200 genome is shown below.
GTTGAGGTCCCAGAGATATCTCAGCTCTTCCTTTTCCTTTGCTTAGGATGGTTTTTTTGATTTGTAGCTGCTACAAATTTTGGCTCTGGATGTGAGCTTATATATGTCTGTTGTGCAGAATATTGGCCATGATTAAAGACGTTAAATCCTCCATAACTATGGAGAAAATAGTGAAGCAGAAAGTACCCACAACACACACATACTCGTCAAAATTTGACAAGTCTATTACCTTGGGGAAAGTTGAGGGTTCCGTTGAGGTACTTCAGAAATAACTTTTCATGTTTGTTTCTGTTAAACCTAGATTCTTAAATGTGACCTATTTAATCAGATCCCAAAGGGACCTCCATAAAAATCTGACCTAGTTTATGTCTTGCAGGCTATTCGTGCAGCTTTACAAATATTAGATGGAGGGGGCAAAGTCGAAGATGCAAGAGCTGTCTGTGAGCCTGGGCTTCTTGCTCAGATAATGAAGTGGAGGGTATGTGTTTCATTCTTCTTTTCAGTTCCAATTTGCTTATTCTAGTTTTGCCTTGAGGTACAGATGTTGAGTTGTTTGTGCACAACTTAAATAAGCCAtcttatttccaaaaaaaaaaaaaacaaacttaaataaGCCATCTTTTGAAcctaaacaacaacaaaatgatATGATGAACCCCCCCCCCNNNNNNNNNNNNNNNNNNNNNNNNNNNNNNNNNNNNNNNNNNNNNNNNNNNNNNNNNNNNNNNNNNNNNNNNNNNNNNNNNNNNNNNNNNNNNNNNNNNNNNNNNNNNNNNNNNNNNNNNNNNNNNNNNNNNNNNNNNNNNNNNNNNNNNNNNNNNNNNNNNNNNNNNNNNNNNNNNNNNNNNNNNNNNNNNNNNNNNNNNNNNNNNNNNNNNNNNNNNNNNNNNNNNNNNNNNNNNNNNNNNNNNNNNNNNNNNNNNNNNNNNNNNNNNNNNNNNNNNNNNNNNNNNNNNNNNNNNNNNNNNNNNNNNNNNNNNNNNNNNNNNNNNNNNNNNNNNNNNNNNNNNNNNNNNNNNNNNNNNNNNNNNNNNNNNNNNNNNNNNNNNNNNNNNNNNNNNNNNNNNNNNNNNNNNNNNNNNNNNNNNNNNNNNNNNNNNNNNNNNNNNNNNNNNNNNNNNNNNNNNNNNNNNNNNNNNNNNNNNNNNNNNNNNNccccccccccctctctctctctcttcaaACCAAATAAAGATAGTGATATTGTTGAGGGATGTGTATTTATGGGAATATTGTAGTATATAATATGCTTACAGgatcaaaaaatatttgtgaGACTGTTTTCAAAAGGCCCTCGACTCATGTAACGCAACTCAAATCAGTTTGTAAGAGAAAACACCTAAGTAAAGAAAACaacgaataataaataaagcaTTACATGATATTAGAATAATAGGAACAAGAACAACAAACGAATGCTATAATCGAATGACAACAAAACAACAAGTACTAACAAAATTGAAGGACAAGAAACTATGAGAATATGGTTAATAGTATTGGTATGAAATGAAAAACATGTACAATGATCTTTCTACCACCATGCCTATCTCATATATAAGAGGGACACCACTTAATATCTACTAATCTTCTATCTAACTTGTGACTTCCACATCCTTCTATCTAAGGTCCTATCCTGTCCTTGATTAGCGAAGATGCGCCATATCCTATTTAATCacctcattttcttttcaacCGTACCTCTTATCTCATTTAAATCCACCAATATTAACCTCTCACACGTCCTTACTCTTGTGCCGCTGCATCTCTTCTTCACATGCTTGAATAATCTTAATCTCGCTTCCTCACCTTGTCCACCATGGATGTTCACTCCCACCTTGTCCTAGATATCTTCATTCTTGATCCTATCCCTTTTTGTATGCCCATATATTCAACTTAATATCCTCATTTCCGCAACTCTCATCTTTTGAACACGAGGGTTTATTAGTTAGCCTACACTCCCTTCCATACAACATAGCCAACTTAACCACCACTCTGTGGAACATacatttgtgttttagtggtaCTTTCTTTTATCACAAGACTCTAGAGGTGAGCCTCCATTTGTCTGCCTTGCACCTATACACGGTGTAATTGCACCTATACACGGTGTAATTGCACAAGTGGGGTATGGGGAGCGTAAGATGTACGATGACCTTATCCATAATGTGGGGTGGAGAGGTTGTTTATGATAGACCTTCGACTTAAAAGGTAAGCTATCGAAGAGTGGTCATGACATTCTTGATGCATGGGTGGCTTGATCAATTGTTTCTCTAGTGTCATTTCACCATTTGATGCACATTGTTGGTTCCTTCTGTACCTGTTTTCAAGAAGTATCTTCCAAAAGTAAATATGTGGTCACAAGTTGCGGTGGTCCCTTGCGTGAAACACGTGGAGGTAGAGAGAAAGATGGAAAAGGATACATATATGTCACACCAAAGATTTTGGATCTCTCTTTACTATTAGGGATCGTTTGGTAGGGTGTACAAGAATAATTCTAAATAGAATATATTAGTTATGCTTGCATTAATTTTGCAAAGATTATTTATTATGCATTGTTTAGTTTGATGTAATATAATAGCATGCATTgcatagtttttaaaaaaatatgtacaaaaatacccttcacaAATATGGCGCAGAAGATGTAAAGAAGATTTTGAGGGGCAATTGAGTCTTTAACCATACTAATGTGTGCATTAAATCTCCTTGCGTTACtaatttcatcaattttcatGTATTATACACTCCTCAATACTCAATTCTCAATAGAGTGTGTAACTAATGCACATAGGCTGAAAGTATATCAAACAAGGTACTAAAATACATACACAAAGCTAAtccatgtattatttttttctaatacacACTACCAAACAACCACGTAATGTAAATATATCAGTAATAAAATCAGCATTTGCTCATAGTGGGTTTGATAATTGTAATTTGTGTTTGGTtgctttatataaataattagtatttTGGTTTATCTCTTGTGAAAATTACTTCATAGACTAATGGCCAATCATTTCTTCCCGAATTAGTTGTGGTATATAAGcacttcttaaaaaataaatttcagtaGCATTTGTCAATAACTGAATCTGCTTGAATGTTGATAAATAAGGCTAAAGATAACAATATGGAACTGGTGGTTTGATTGGTTaagtttcttttgttttaaatgGATAGAAATGTTTCAATATTAAGTTTTATTCTGGTCTTCCAATTAAATAGCTGGCTTTCTTTCTGCATATTTAGATGGCTGTTTGGTGATTTGTAGTGCTGAAGTATTAATCGATTCTGCACAACTAGGTCTATGCATCTTATATTAGCTGTTCTCGTGGGTTCAAGTGTTCATTGCACTTTCAACAGGACTCGATGCCAGTGGTTGCTGAAATCTTACCTCTATTCGCTTTCTATATTGTTCTTCTGACTTTATATTGTGtcccaaatttcaaaatttatgttgAATGCCTTTTGGGCTCTTCCCTAATTGTATGAATTCTTCTTATTTTGTAGAGCAAGCTCCGAGTATATCTTGCTCCATTTCTATATGGCATGCGCTATACGTCCTATGGTCGCCACTTTACTAAAGTGGAGAAGCTTAGAGAGGTGAGCTTAGCCTTCAAACATATTTGTTGTCAGAAGATATTCTTAATGTGTGTGATTTTACCTCTCTGCCTGGTGGTATCCGAAGGTGAGCCAGAAAGAAGATTAAGTGCCTTGAAGTTTAAGGGCTTTTAAATTTGGGTTTGGTGTGGGGGATGGGAAGCTCCTCTTTACTAATTTGTCATTCCATTTAGCTCCTTCTTAAGGTAGTATAAAATAAGTTGGTGATGTCCGTTAGCTTTTCCCTGTTTGTAATATCATTGCCTACTGGCCCCATTTTCCCTTTCTTGGTTATTGTTTTAGAACTTCCATTTCCTAAGGTGACATACTGCTCTTTAGGGGTGTCATCATGTGATTATTCAGTGGGAGTTTCAATTATGCAAagctttttgtttttttgggcTCAACTTCTTTTTGATCGTTATATCACGTCTCTTGAAAAAATAAGGTTTACACAGGAATGTTAAAAGAGGAACTCCTGCTTGTTCTTGTTACttcagaaaaaaattgtatttaggAACTCTTGTGGTCTACTAATGACTGACTTACAATGAATCTCAGTGTTCAGGAGATCAAAAGTTTGCATATCTTGATACGACAGATTTGTAAGTACTTGTTTGTCTTCGTGGGAGTTTATGTTATGACCGCTCTAGAATTTCCAGCCATAGTATGGTGcatcattttccctttttattttatagtaagGAGCAATGCATTATATAAAATTGCTATTTTCCCACCTCTCCCAAAAACATAgagaagtaaaagaaaaaagggcAAAATTTACGCTTTCTAGGTTTAATGACACATCTTCACTTTCTGGCTGGTACATTTTCAGCATTGATTTTACTTTGATCATGATCTGGTATATTCTCTAAGTGCATTTGCATGCCAATCATCAGATTGTAGAGTGTCATCACTCATCACCACACAGGGATTCGCAAGCTTGGTTGAGTTGAGTGcatcattattttcatattaattttttctaatgtTCAGTGGATCATACAAGGAATGCTATCCTATTCCCACCTCTTGCAAATGCGAAGAAAAAAAATGCACAAAACAACTCGCTATCTTTCAATATTTCCACTTATGCACCTTCTTGTTGGATCATTTGAGCTATGATTTCTCTTAGGGATGTACATAAGGCAGGGCATGGTGGGGTAGGGAAAGACAGCTGATGTATCTCTACACCTTCTGGTTGGATCACTTGAGCAGTTATTTCTCTTGGTGATGTAAACAGATCTCTCACTAGGATAGACATAATGAATAATAGCTTAAGAAATTTTCGTTGTTCATTGTATTGAAACGTCACAGTAATTCTATTTgatattaataacaaaaatgacTGAAAAACACTGTCGATCACTATAAATTATATTGTCTCACCGTAAGAGAAGTAGTACTGACTTAATGGGGTTTTCATGAGAAGTAGGCTATTGGTTCCTATCCACTTTCGTGCTTGGACCTGTTTTTCTTCAAAACCCACCACCTTCCCTCCCTTCCCCCTTGGCCATGATCTATGTGGTTTTCTCTTAAGTGCATCTTATTTCATGTCTGCTCATCAGGCTGTAGTGTCTCTACCTGCTATATTTACTTGACTGAGTGCGTGATTCTACTGTGCAGATCGTCGATATGCTTCATTGGTATGTTCGAGATGGTGATATGGTAGGAATCTGTGCTGGCCTTATGTTTTATGAGTGGAACTCTTACCTACTTTCAGTACAATAATGTTCTCATTCTGTGAAGTGGCTATAATTCTCCAACTTTATTCATTGATTTTCTTCTATGCTAGTACTTTAATAGGGGAAACACAAATCATCTGTGTTGCTCCTGTTGTACTTTGGAACATGATTAATTGATGCCCAATACTGTGAGTTGTAAATCTGCCAGGATCGTGCTATTTATGATTTGTAAACTTTCTAAGATTGGACAAGCTCCTTTGTTAGCCGGCAATGGATTAAAGTTTTTGGTGTTTGTTGAGCAGATTGTGGACTTCTGTTGCGGCTCCAACGATTTTAGTTGCCTCATGAAAAAGAAGCTGGATGGAATTGGGAAGGGTTGCTTGTATAAGAATTATGATTTATTCTCACCAAAGGTGAATTATTTTCCTTGTTAAGTGCATGTTTCAGGTGGAAGATGCCTAAGGAATGATTATAGATGTCCAAGCTTTGACGAGTGACTGTCTATATGCCTAGGTGTTTTGCACATTACTTATTGCAGTTCCTTGTCCTTCCTGCAgaatgattttaattttgagaagAGGGACTGGATGACTGTCAAATCAGACGAATTGCCTGAAGGATCGAAGTTGGTAGGAAACAAAATTTCTTAAGAGCACAACATTGACAGATATATACCAGCTCCATTATTAATTAGTTTCACCATACATTGCTTGGACTTACATTTTTTACCCCTTGGTGTAGATCATGGGGCTGAACCCTCCTTTTGGGGTCAATGCTGCTCTTGCTAACAAATTTATTAACAAAGCACTTGAGTTTAAGCCAAAGCTTCTTATCCTCATTGTTCCAAAAGAGACGGAACGGTATTTGCATCTCttttatttgtgtgaactttttcttctttcttctctctctGATTTTGGTAAAACTTATTCTATTTGAACCAGGTTAGATGTAAAGAGGTCTCCATATGATCTAATTTGGGAGGATGATACGTTGCTTGGTGGGAAGGTAAACTGTTTCTCCCTTTTTTTGTGAGTTGTTATTAAGACAAATGTATTATTAACAACATGAGAAGTAAAGTGTCTAGTGGCTCATCCGTATTCCTTTCCAGTCATTTTATTTGCCTGGGTCTGTTGATCAAAATGACAAACAAATGGACAACTGGAATGTGAGTGCACCACCGCTTTATCTTTGGAGTCGCACTGATTGGACAACCATCCATAAAGTAATTGCTCAACAGCATGGCCACCCGTCcaatataaaattagaagaaaattgCTCCCACACAACTGCCCATCGTTCACTGAAACATGAAGAAGATGTGTCGACAAGGATCAATAATGACACTGGTTTCGAGGATATGAAGCAACATCAGCAACAAGAATACAAGGAGAGATCACGGAATAACAGTGGAAAAGAAGTTAGTGATAAACGGATCCATGGGAAGAAAAACTCTGATGAGAAGTCAATGCATGGGAGTGAGGATATAATCAAGAGTAAATCTGATAAGAAGTCAATGAGAGAGAGTCAGGATAGAAGCAAATATCAAAGAGTTTTGGATGAAAAATCAAGACAGGATAAGTCCACAGCGAAACGTAAGAGAGAGTTGGATGAAAAAGCAACAGATGACAAGTCTATAGGGAAAAGATCTCTGTCTTCCTCCCCCAACATGACCTATCATAAGTCGCTTGATCGCACAATATCGTCTTCAGATGAGAATGAACACTATCAGCGTTTTGCAGGTCAAAGTGCTGCTGCTTCACTGAGAGAGCAAGAGACAGGGTATGGGGTACATCAGGATAGGGATTTTGAAAGAAGGCACATCTTACGAACTGAAGAGCCTTATTCAGGTTTAACTCACCAATATCCTCAGTCTGCTAGTTCTGGTCCTGAATATATGGGGCACAGGGTACATCAGGACGGTGACGTGGCAAGAAGGAATGGCTTGCCAATGCAGGAGCCTTATTCGAGCTTAAATCACCAGTATTCTCAGTCTTCTAGTCCTGGTCGTGAGTATGCATTCAGGTCTTCAGATGAAAGATTTGTGGGCTACCAGAGAGATCATGCAGATATACCTGGTTATAGACCATACACCAGTCACTCAAATGGCGGGATGTATGCAAGGGAGTCAGATGTCCGACCACAGGGTAACCTTTATGGGCAGCTGGGTGATGGGTATTTGCCTCCCAGAAGTCACTATGTAGCAGGTGCTGGCCCTGGATACCGTCCGAGTCCAACTGATCCAACATATGGAGTGATCAATACGCCTGTGCAACAGTACGCTCCACAGGATGAGTTATATCCTGGTAGGATGAGTAGCATGGGATCTGAAGGCAGAAGAGACATCTACGGTGGTGGAATTGCTCGACCTGGGTTTCAAGGTAACTCATTGGGCTTTGCTCCAAGGCCTTACCAGCCCTATTCACAGCAGAATTCGTCAGGGTGGCTTAATGAGTAGGATAGGCAGTGGCTCTGGTTGGTTTGCGGAGTG
Proteins encoded:
- the LOC107002274 gene encoding protein ENHANCED DOWNY MILDEW 2 isoform X1, which encodes MASSDDEAEAVPSTVSNYEFVDDKDEPVSFAELTFQWNDTESLDGNKRHIFLRGTADNGLQKIYKQVTTWKIDSSRIEPAISVLSKENDWIKLEKPRKAFQDTIRSILITVHSLHFLKRNPESSGRALWDHLSKVFSVYEPRPSENDLVDHMNFINEIVKRDGKLAQSKVLLTFMEEKPKKKKIFDEVGLISEFIVDEIINDDEEEEDDESDYNHFESLCAICDDGGELLCCDGKCLRSFHATVDDGAESQCKSLGFTKAQVKAMKYQEFYCKNCEYQQHQCYACGKLGSSDQSSNAEVFRCVNATCGHFYHPHCVARLLHPDAQSKVDELKKKIAAGESFACPLHHCCVCKQREDKDKPELQFAMCRRCPTSYHRKCLPKEIVFDKSKNEEVSDDDDEEEDDVLPRAWDGLIKNRILIYCLKHEMDEELATPSRDHIKFPGDRKREKQTSEQLRKFKGMPAEVTNGERVIAKKAETVEKLSKAVKVDFSRKREGPSLPDSSKKQKIIDVTRKSLNKSSSAKLNKATKSEGKTSLGDKLYALVSRESQPSESGEEGKAKIVKSDKREKNSSQTLDAASKSRILAMIKDVKSSITMEKIVKQKVPTTHTYSSKFDKSITLGKVEGSVEAIRAALQILDGGGKVEDARAVCEPGLLAQIMKWRSKLRVYLAPFLYGMRYTSYGRHFTKVEKLREIVDMLHWYVRDGDMIVDFCCGSNDFSCLMKKKLDGIGKGCLYKNYDLFSPKNDFNFEKRDWMTVKSDELPEGSKLIMGLNPPFGVNAALANKFINKALEFKPKLLILIVPKETERLDVKRSPYDLIWEDDTLLGGKSFYLPGSVDQNDKQMDNWNVSAPPLYLWSRTDWTTIHKVIAQQHGHPSNIKLEENCSHTTAHRSLKHEEDVSTRINNDTGFEDMKQHQQQEYKERSRNNSGKEVSDKRIHGKKNSDEKSMHGSEDIIKSKSDKKSMRESQDRSKYQRVLDEKSRQDKSTAKRKRELDEKATDDKSIGKRSLSSSPNMTYHKSLDRTISSSDENEHYQRFAGQSAAASLREQETGYGVHQDRDFERRHILRTEEPYSGLTHQYPQSASSGPEYMGHRVHQDGDVARRNGLPMQEPYSSLNHQYSQSSSPGREYAFRSSDERFVGYQRDHADIPGYRPYTSHSNGGMYARESDVRPQGNLYGQLGDGYLPPRSHYVAGAGPGYRPSPTDPTYGVINTPVQQYAPQDELYPGRMSSMGSEGRRDIYGGGIARPGFQGNSLGFAPRPYQPYSQQNSSGWLNE
- the LOC107002274 gene encoding protein ENHANCED DOWNY MILDEW 2 isoform X2, which codes for MASSDDEAEAVPSTVSNYEFVDDKDEPVSFAELTFQWNDTESLDGNKRHIFLRGTADNGLQKIYKQVTTWKIDSSRIEPAISVLSKENDWIKLEKPRKAFQDTIRSILITVHSLHFLKRNPESSGRALWDHLSKVFSVYEPRPSENDLVDHMNFINEIVKRDGKLAQSKVLLTFMEEKPKKKKIFDEVGLISEFIVDEIINDDEEEEDDESDYNHFESLCAICDDGGELLCCDGKCLRSFHATVDDGAESQCKSLGFTKAQVKAMKYQEFYCKNCEYQQHQCYACGKLGSSDQSSNAEVFRCVNATCGHFYHPHCVARLLHPDAQSKVDELKKKIAAGESFACPLHHCCVCKQREDKDKPELQFAMCRRCPTSYHRKCLPKEIVFDKSKNEEVSDDDDEEEDDVLPRAWDGLIKNRILIYCLKHEMDEELATPSRDHIKFPGDRKREKQTSEQLRKFKGMPAEVTNGERVIAKKAETVEKLSKAVKVDFSRKREGPSLPDSSKKQKIIDVTRKSLNKSSSAKLNKATKSEGKTSLGDKLYALVSRESQPSESGEEGKAKIVKSDKREKNSSQTLDAASKSRILAMIKDVKSSITMEKIVKQKVPTTHTYSSKFDKSITLGKVEGSVEAIRAALQILDGGGKVEDARAVCEPGLLAQIMKWRIVDMLHWYVRDGDMIVDFCCGSNDFSCLMKKKLDGIGKGCLYKNYDLFSPKNDFNFEKRDWMTVKSDELPEGSKLIMGLNPPFGVNAALANKFINKALEFKPKLLILIVPKETERLDVKRSPYDLIWEDDTLLGGKSFYLPGSVDQNDKQMDNWNVSAPPLYLWSRTDWTTIHKVIAQQHGHPSNIKLEENCSHTTAHRSLKHEEDVSTRINNDTGFEDMKQHQQQEYKERSRNNSGKEVSDKRIHGKKNSDEKSMHGSEDIIKSKSDKKSMRESQDRSKYQRVLDEKSRQDKSTAKRKRELDEKATDDKSIGKRSLSSSPNMTYHKSLDRTISSSDENEHYQRFAGQSAAASLREQETGYGVHQDRDFERRHILRTEEPYSGLTHQYPQSASSGPEYMGHRVHQDGDVARRNGLPMQEPYSSLNHQYSQSSSPGREYAFRSSDERFVGYQRDHADIPGYRPYTSHSNGGMYARESDVRPQGNLYGQLGDGYLPPRSHYVAGAGPGYRPSPTDPTYGVINTPVQQYAPQDELYPGRMSSMGSEGRRDIYGGGIARPGFQGNSLGFAPRPYQPYSQQNSSGWLNE